One window from the genome of Actinoplanes teichomyceticus ATCC 31121 encodes:
- a CDS encoding cation:proton antiporter regulatory subunit, whose protein sequence is MDVTEVLLPGVGVRYEFTTSAGDRLGIVTARSGDVDVVAYTADPDVAVPLFRLTRDEADTVADILGALRIAERFADLTREIPGLGAGQIPVPAGSPFAGRPLGETRARTRTGASIVAIVRNDHVIASPGPGQVMRPGDVLVVIGTHDGIAGVERILRG, encoded by the coding sequence ATGGACGTGACCGAGGTTCTGCTGCCCGGGGTCGGCGTGCGCTACGAGTTCACCACGAGCGCCGGGGACCGGCTCGGCATCGTCACCGCGCGCAGCGGCGACGTGGACGTGGTGGCGTACACCGCCGACCCCGATGTGGCCGTGCCGCTGTTCCGGCTGACCCGGGACGAGGCGGACACCGTCGCCGACATCCTGGGCGCGCTGCGGATCGCCGAGCGGTTCGCCGACCTGACCCGGGAGATTCCCGGCCTCGGCGCCGGCCAGATACCGGTCCCGGCCGGCTCGCCGTTCGCCGGCCGGCCGTTGGGCGAGACCCGGGCACGGACGCGGACCGGGGCGTCGATCGTGGCGATCGTCCGCAACGACCACGTGATCGCCTCTCCGGGGCCGGGCCAGGTGATGCGGCCCGGCGACGTGCTGGTGGTCATCGGCACCCATGACGGCATCGCGGGTGTCGAGCGCATCCTGCGCGGATGA
- a CDS encoding SAM-dependent methyltransferase: protein MDRQRLSSIAHTHHPIAAPVSGVAVNRLLRRAGREPAARILDLGCGEAAWALQALAHHPDGHADGVDLSPYALERAASAAAERGLADRLTLHRRDARDYVPDGDYDLVLCVGSTHAFGGFGPALELAGRHVNRDGVLLVGEGFWETPPTPAALAALDATPADFTDLPGLVAAAASAGWVPVYAHVSDAAEWDDYEWSWTGSLTGWALDNPGHPGAAEALAAAEEHRDQWLHGYRGVLGFATLVLRRG from the coding sequence GTGGATCGTCAACGGCTCAGCAGCATCGCGCACACCCACCACCCGATCGCGGCGCCGGTCTCCGGGGTGGCCGTCAACCGGCTCCTGCGCCGGGCGGGCCGCGAACCGGCCGCCCGGATCCTCGACCTCGGCTGCGGCGAGGCGGCGTGGGCGTTGCAGGCCCTGGCGCATCACCCGGACGGGCACGCCGACGGCGTCGACCTGAGCCCGTACGCGCTGGAGCGGGCCGCGTCCGCCGCCGCCGAGCGCGGCCTCGCCGACCGGCTCACCCTGCACCGGCGCGACGCCCGCGACTACGTCCCGGACGGCGACTACGATCTGGTGCTCTGCGTCGGGTCGACGCACGCGTTCGGCGGCTTCGGGCCGGCGCTGGAGCTGGCCGGCCGGCACGTGAACCGGGACGGGGTGCTGCTGGTCGGCGAGGGTTTCTGGGAGACCCCGCCGACGCCGGCGGCGCTGGCCGCCCTGGACGCGACGCCGGCCGACTTCACCGACCTGCCCGGCCTGGTCGCCGCCGCCGCGAGCGCGGGCTGGGTGCCGGTGTACGCGCATGTCAGCGACGCGGCCGAGTGGGACGACTACGAATGGTCGTGGACCGGTTCGCTGACCGGGTGGGCGCTGGACAACCCGGGGCACCCGGGCGCCGCCGAGGCGCTCGCCGCCGCCGAGGAGCACCGCGACCAGTGGCTGCACGGCTACCGCGGTGTCCTCGGTTTCGCCACCCTGGTCCTGCGCCGCGGGTGA
- a CDS encoding M14 family zinc carboxypeptidase, which produces MAVVLAAALAAVPAGVPASATPRSAPCGSDPGGHLATVPSPEEYLGFPLGAGQQRVVTNDEIRGYLSAVDRASDRVVTGTMGASVRGRPLPYAVVSGRGQVEPGTLDRIAAQIRGLRDPRRLGPGAARRIAAERPAIVWIAGNVHGGETSGADAALKTLYELAAGRSCAARRRADNLITVIVPTQNPDGREALRRQNEYGFDLNRDWFARTQPETDHKIELLRRLPPQVFVDAHEMGGQRYFFPPNADPIHHEIADQPVDWINRIGEANKAGFGYHGPCTDAVTTECYFNYEYYDLFYMGYGDTVPAAGFGAAGMTYEKGGASAVQDRVQQQFHTQWATLGWAAAHKREVLDGYYRIWVDALAEGRAGTLEPNEVVQPTNTVQFPVPDLRIRSYFLMPGRQLADVRRLVERLRRMDVEVYRVTEPVEVPHARIFGGRGATGLTVPAGAYWIPMEQPQKHWIQAVMGEDPYVPFPYFYDVSSWSNPLLAGIDTVYTGDPVRPRAEPVRRIEGGRTRPAPAGGSYTYRADSAAAAQLTFRLLGRGVPVTREPSTDLVRIPARALTPAADRLAGSLGVTLTAGRRPAGGTPIARPDVGLFAGAGISTTSGSYGEARYVLGRQWGLDLTPVTSADINDNTPAFTGRTVLLVPDGGDATGGLTATGQANLRNWIARGHTYIGLRNQGTRMARAAGLTSTTEKPKPADYLVIGSHLRVDVDAGGPVALGRPAEDFQFNNDDPILTPSTTGANVVTYPAGDTFWHNGYTVAADTLKGTSAVVDEPIGAGRAVLFAFNPLFRAYHDSGRQLVANALLAPAGPRSPLSLSPGVDPARARAAAQPAPANLGGQWRPARIQVATADLARTQHLVSRYTDTATVEVAGDSAYLTIPNPDGRQFDEHPFLRDLVGQLRSAGIPLRRVVA; this is translated from the coding sequence ATGGCCGTCGTGCTGGCGGCCGCCCTGGCCGCGGTGCCGGCCGGCGTCCCGGCGAGCGCGACACCGCGGAGCGCCCCGTGCGGCAGCGACCCGGGCGGCCACCTGGCCACGGTGCCCAGCCCGGAGGAGTACCTCGGTTTCCCGCTCGGCGCCGGCCAGCAGCGGGTGGTCACCAACGACGAGATCCGCGGCTACCTGAGCGCGGTGGACCGGGCGTCCGACCGCGTGGTCACCGGCACGATGGGCGCCAGCGTGCGGGGCCGGCCGCTGCCGTACGCCGTGGTCTCCGGCCGGGGCCAGGTCGAGCCCGGCACCCTGGACCGGATCGCCGCGCAGATCCGCGGGTTGCGCGATCCGCGCCGGCTCGGGCCCGGCGCGGCGCGGCGGATCGCCGCGGAGCGGCCGGCCATCGTGTGGATAGCCGGCAACGTGCACGGCGGCGAGACCAGCGGCGCCGACGCCGCCCTCAAGACGCTGTACGAACTGGCCGCCGGCCGGTCCTGCGCCGCGCGCCGGCGCGCCGACAACCTGATCACGGTGATCGTGCCCACCCAGAACCCGGACGGCCGCGAGGCGCTGCGGCGACAGAACGAATACGGCTTCGACCTGAACCGGGACTGGTTCGCGCGCACCCAGCCGGAGACCGACCACAAGATCGAGCTGCTGAGGCGCTTGCCACCGCAGGTCTTCGTCGACGCCCACGAGATGGGCGGGCAACGGTACTTCTTCCCGCCCAACGCCGACCCGATCCACCACGAGATCGCCGACCAGCCGGTCGACTGGATCAACCGGATCGGTGAGGCGAACAAGGCCGGCTTCGGCTACCACGGCCCCTGCACCGACGCGGTCACCACGGAGTGCTACTTCAATTACGAGTACTACGACCTGTTCTACATGGGCTACGGCGACACCGTCCCGGCCGCCGGCTTCGGCGCGGCGGGAATGACCTATGAGAAGGGCGGCGCCTCAGCGGTGCAGGATCGGGTCCAGCAGCAGTTCCACACGCAGTGGGCGACGCTGGGCTGGGCGGCGGCCCACAAGCGCGAGGTGCTCGACGGCTACTACCGGATCTGGGTGGACGCGCTCGCCGAGGGCCGGGCCGGCACGCTGGAGCCCAACGAGGTGGTCCAGCCCACCAACACCGTCCAGTTCCCGGTGCCGGACCTGCGGATCAGGTCGTACTTCCTGATGCCGGGCCGCCAGCTCGCCGACGTGCGCCGGCTGGTCGAGCGGCTGCGCCGGATGGACGTCGAGGTGTACCGGGTGACCGAGCCGGTCGAGGTGCCGCACGCGCGGATCTTCGGCGGGCGCGGCGCCACCGGCCTGACCGTGCCGGCGGGCGCGTACTGGATCCCGATGGAGCAGCCGCAGAAGCACTGGATCCAGGCGGTCATGGGGGAGGATCCGTACGTTCCGTTCCCGTACTTCTACGACGTCTCGTCGTGGAGCAACCCGCTGCTGGCCGGCATCGACACGGTCTACACCGGCGACCCGGTGCGGCCGCGCGCCGAGCCGGTCCGGCGGATCGAGGGCGGCCGCACCCGGCCGGCCCCGGCCGGCGGCTCGTACACGTACCGGGCGGACTCGGCCGCGGCCGCGCAGCTGACCTTCCGGCTGCTGGGCCGGGGCGTCCCGGTCACCCGGGAGCCGAGCACCGATCTGGTCCGGATCCCGGCACGCGCCCTGACCCCGGCCGCCGACCGGCTCGCCGGGTCGCTGGGGGTGACCCTGACCGCCGGCCGCCGGCCCGCGGGCGGCACGCCGATCGCCCGCCCCGACGTCGGGCTGTTCGCCGGCGCCGGCATCTCCACCACCTCCGGCTCGTACGGGGAGGCCCGCTACGTGCTCGGGCGGCAGTGGGGCCTGGACCTCACGCCGGTGACCAGCGCGGACATCAACGACAACACGCCGGCGTTCACCGGCCGTACGGTCCTGCTGGTGCCGGACGGCGGCGACGCGACCGGCGGGCTGACCGCGACCGGTCAGGCCAACCTGCGGAACTGGATCGCCCGGGGCCACACCTACATCGGGCTGCGCAACCAGGGCACCCGGATGGCCCGCGCGGCCGGCCTGACCTCCACCACCGAGAAACCGAAACCGGCGGACTACCTGGTGATCGGCTCGCACCTGCGGGTGGACGTGGACGCCGGCGGCCCGGTCGCGCTCGGCCGACCGGCGGAGGACTTCCAGTTCAACAACGACGACCCGATCCTGACCCCGAGCACCACCGGCGCCAACGTCGTCACCTACCCGGCCGGCGACACGTTCTGGCACAACGGCTACACCGTCGCGGCGGACACCCTGAAGGGAACGTCGGCGGTGGTGGACGAGCCGATCGGCGCCGGGCGGGCGGTGCTGTTCGCGTTCAACCCGCTGTTTCGGGCGTACCACGACAGCGGCCGGCAACTGGTGGCCAACGCGCTGCTCGCCCCGGCCGGCCCGCGGTCACCGCTGAGCCTCTCGCCCGGCGTCGATCCGGCGCGGGCGCGGGCGGCGGCCCAGCCGGCGCCGGCCAACCTCGGCGGGCAGTGGCGACCGGCCCGGATCCAGGTCGCCACCGCCGACCTGGCCCGCACCCAGCACCTGGTCAGCCGGTACACCGACACCGCGACGGTGGAGGTGGCGGGCGACTCGGCGTACCTGACCATCCCCAACCCGGACGGCCGGCAATTCGACGAGCACCCGTTCCTGAGGGACCTGGTGGGACAGCTGCGCTCGGCCGGGATCCCGCTGCGCCGCGTGGTCGCCTGA
- a CDS encoding hybrid sensor histidine kinase/response regulator, whose translation MVAGILSQARNPARLAGACTVAAGVAVLLGYTAGIRWLVRPVPVGPFMVPLTAVTFVLAGTSLWLLAPRPAAGTAPRAAGQALGWLVALVGAVVLVEYGAGRGTGIDLLLFPDRMRAWSTGGNAGQPGLYAAVAFVTLGTTLALLDAGPRHGPRPARLLLPATALVTVLAILGSAYDLSFVTSPTIGLALSTDAVLVVLAAGLLLARPELPPTRVFRGPGPGALAGRRLAPVLALVLFAGILAILASGSRMPAGGLAITATTMLLLLVLYLVFVRAGAALDAAQRERERFMRQLEETERLEALGILAGGVAHDFNNALATILGTAALVAEDLGPDHPSQPDIERIRASAQRSADLTSQLLIFARQEPRRAQAIDVAAALRGIEDLIRRTIGEDIDFSCQLADHLAPVRIDRSDLEQVILNLAVNARAAMPGGGSLRISVGAVTLPDAATPPPPLPAGRYVHIAVTDTGTGMSPEVISHAFEPFFTTKPVGQGTGLGLANAYGVVTQANGHITLDSEPGRGTTVNLYLPAIAAADRDAPAPAGAAPEGHAETILLVEDESAVRQTVARTLTRHGYRVLEACSADEASAVFHRPGVHVDALLTDVTMPRSSGYQLAERLHDVAPDLPVIFMSGYTATAPPGGGTARFICKPFSARMLLTTVHEALTGAVPSPTAR comes from the coding sequence GTGGTGGCCGGCATCCTGTCCCAGGCCCGGAATCCGGCGCGGCTCGCCGGCGCGTGCACGGTGGCGGCCGGCGTCGCGGTGCTGCTCGGCTACACCGCCGGCATCCGGTGGCTGGTGCGCCCGGTCCCGGTCGGGCCGTTCATGGTGCCGTTGACCGCGGTGACCTTCGTCCTGGCCGGAACGAGTCTGTGGCTGCTCGCGCCGCGCCCCGCCGCCGGCACCGCGCCCCGGGCCGCCGGGCAGGCGCTGGGCTGGCTGGTGGCGCTGGTCGGCGCGGTCGTGCTGGTGGAGTACGGCGCCGGCCGCGGCACCGGGATCGACCTGCTGCTGTTCCCGGACCGGATGCGGGCGTGGTCCACCGGCGGCAACGCGGGGCAGCCCGGCCTGTACGCCGCGGTGGCCTTCGTGACGCTCGGCACGACCCTGGCCCTGCTGGACGCCGGCCCGCGCCACGGGCCCCGGCCGGCGCGCCTGCTGCTGCCGGCCACGGCGCTGGTGACCGTGCTGGCGATCCTCGGCAGCGCCTACGACCTGAGTTTCGTGACCTCGCCGACGATCGGCCTGGCGCTCAGCACCGACGCCGTCCTGGTCGTGCTGGCCGCCGGTCTCCTGCTGGCCCGGCCGGAGCTGCCGCCCACCCGGGTGTTCCGCGGCCCGGGTCCCGGCGCGCTGGCCGGTCGGCGCCTGGCGCCGGTGCTGGCGCTGGTGCTGTTCGCCGGCATCCTGGCGATCCTGGCGTCCGGCAGCCGGATGCCGGCCGGCGGGCTGGCCATCACGGCGACCACCATGCTGCTGCTGCTCGTCCTGTACCTGGTGTTCGTGCGCGCCGGCGCGGCGCTGGACGCCGCCCAGCGCGAGCGCGAGCGGTTCATGCGCCAGCTGGAGGAGACCGAGCGGCTGGAGGCGCTGGGAATCCTCGCCGGTGGGGTGGCGCACGACTTCAACAACGCCCTGGCGACCATTCTGGGCACCGCGGCGCTGGTCGCCGAAGACCTCGGCCCGGACCATCCCAGTCAGCCGGACATCGAGCGGATCCGGGCCAGCGCCCAGCGCAGCGCGGATCTCACCAGCCAGCTGCTGATCTTCGCGCGGCAGGAGCCACGCCGGGCGCAGGCCATCGACGTGGCCGCCGCCCTCCGTGGGATCGAGGACCTGATCCGGCGCACCATCGGTGAGGACATCGACTTCAGCTGCCAGCTGGCCGACCACCTCGCCCCGGTCCGGATCGACCGGAGCGACCTGGAGCAGGTCATCCTCAACCTCGCGGTCAACGCCCGGGCCGCCATGCCCGGCGGCGGGTCGTTGCGCATCAGCGTCGGCGCGGTCACCCTGCCGGACGCGGCGACCCCGCCGCCACCCCTGCCGGCCGGCCGTTACGTCCACATCGCCGTCACCGACACCGGCACCGGCATGTCGCCCGAGGTGATCAGTCACGCCTTCGAGCCGTTCTTCACCACCAAGCCCGTCGGGCAGGGCACCGGGCTGGGCCTGGCCAACGCGTACGGCGTCGTCACACAGGCCAACGGCCACATCACCCTGGACAGCGAGCCGGGCCGGGGCACCACGGTGAACCTCTACCTGCCCGCCATCGCGGCGGCGGACCGGGACGCCCCGGCCCCGGCGGGCGCCGCGCCGGAGGGTCACGCCGAGACGATCCTGCTCGTCGAGGACGAGTCCGCGGTCCGTCAGACCGTGGCCCGGACGCTGACCCGGCACGGGTACCGGGTCCTGGAGGCGTGCTCGGCCGACGAGGCGAGCGCGGTGTTCCACCGGCCGGGCGTGCACGTCGACGCGCTGCTCACCGACGTCACCATGCCCCGCTCGTCCGGGTACCAGCTCGCCGAGCGGTTGCACGACGTGGCGCCGGACCTGCCGGTGATCTTCATGTCCGGTTACACCGCCACCGCGCCGCCCGGCGGCGGCACCGCCCGCTTCATCTGCAAGCCGTTCAGCGCCCGGATGCTGTTGACGACGGTGCACGAGGCATTGACCGGCGCCGTGCCGTCGCCCACGGCGCGGTAG
- a CDS encoding DUF305 domain-containing protein has translation MTIRRLAAALVLALAAVAVLALRTGDRVRDRPDQQVASESGATPSAADVHYARMMVTHHEQAVRMSRTLIAKGAVPERIRLIAEFIIHDQQREIDRTNDWLAAWSQPPAAPAGGGAEHGMLTAAQLAELDRADAGPAPAVFLRLMIEHHRGAIAMSRSLLDRPGGNAYLRSLAKHVINEQTAENDAMAALLRA, from the coding sequence TTGACCATCCGCCGCCTCGCCGCCGCGCTCGTGCTCGCCCTCGCCGCCGTGGCCGTCCTCGCGCTGCGTACCGGCGACCGCGTGCGCGACCGGCCGGACCAGCAGGTCGCCTCGGAGTCCGGGGCGACGCCGTCCGCGGCCGACGTGCACTACGCGCGGATGATGGTGACGCACCACGAGCAGGCGGTGCGGATGAGCCGCACGCTGATCGCCAAGGGCGCGGTCCCGGAGCGGATCCGCCTGATCGCCGAGTTCATCATCCACGACCAGCAACGCGAGATCGACCGGACGAACGACTGGCTGGCCGCCTGGAGCCAGCCGCCCGCGGCCCCGGCCGGCGGCGGCGCGGAGCACGGCATGTTGACCGCGGCGCAGCTGGCCGAGCTGGACCGGGCCGACGCGGGCCCGGCCCCGGCGGTGTTCCTGCGGCTGATGATCGAGCATCACCGGGGCGCCATCGCCATGTCCCGGTCGCTGCTGGACCGCCCCGGCGGCAACGCCTACCTGCGCAGCCTCGCCAAGCACGTGATCAACGAGCAGACCGCGGAGAACGACGCGATGGCGGCGCTGCTGCGGGCGTGA
- a CDS encoding L,D-transpeptidase, translating to MIHRRKVIFGALGVVAAASAAGCSAHGGAASGSAGRVEPVAGTEKPVAPVRLTVTPAHRATGVSPVQPIVVAAAQGVLRSVTVTGGKTTISGSMQADGSWRSTEDLAYGKTFRVVATAADSSGATSRHTSTFTTVTPDHLARITFQANAMSALRSGHTYGAGQPVIIAFSRAVDRAAAERAIEITTSPAVDGRFYWANDRTVHWRPAKYWTGGTTVKVNVNAFGVKLGKQVYGAKNASTHFRIGRQLVAISDNRTHHTKVYIDGKLVRTMKSSLGKGGSTTGANGEHVSYWTAGGPHVVLSKERVHTMSSASYGVTDPKDPNYYGAEEIEYCTRITYSGEFLHAAPWNQALGRANLSHGCINLSVADARWVYENFLVGDIVDVRNSPRKLPIWNGLGDWTVPFDRYGR from the coding sequence ATGATTCATCGACGTAAGGTCATCTTCGGCGCACTGGGCGTGGTCGCGGCCGCCTCGGCCGCCGGGTGTTCCGCACACGGCGGGGCCGCATCCGGGAGCGCCGGCCGGGTCGAGCCGGTGGCGGGCACCGAGAAGCCGGTCGCCCCGGTCCGGTTGACCGTGACGCCGGCGCACCGGGCCACCGGGGTGTCCCCGGTGCAGCCGATCGTCGTCGCCGCCGCGCAGGGCGTGCTGCGCTCGGTCACCGTCACCGGTGGCAAGACCACGATCAGCGGCTCCATGCAGGCCGACGGCAGTTGGCGCTCGACCGAGGACCTCGCCTACGGCAAGACGTTCCGGGTGGTCGCGACGGCCGCCGACAGTTCGGGCGCGACGAGCCGGCACACCTCCACGTTCACCACGGTCACGCCGGACCACCTCGCGCGGATCACGTTCCAGGCCAACGCGATGAGCGCGCTCCGCAGCGGCCACACGTACGGCGCCGGCCAGCCGGTCATCATCGCGTTCAGCCGCGCCGTCGACAGAGCCGCGGCGGAGAGGGCCATCGAGATCACCACCTCGCCCGCGGTGGACGGCAGGTTCTACTGGGCGAACGACCGGACCGTGCACTGGCGGCCGGCGAAATACTGGACCGGCGGCACGACGGTCAAGGTGAACGTCAACGCCTTCGGCGTCAAGCTCGGCAAGCAGGTGTACGGCGCGAAGAACGCGTCGACCCACTTCCGGATCGGACGTCAGCTGGTCGCGATCAGTGACAACCGGACACATCACACGAAGGTCTATATCGACGGCAAGCTCGTCCGGACCATGAAGAGCAGCCTCGGCAAGGGCGGCTCCACCACGGGCGCGAACGGCGAACACGTCAGTTACTGGACGGCCGGCGGCCCGCACGTCGTGCTGTCCAAGGAGCGGGTGCACACCATGAGCTCGGCCAGTTACGGCGTCACCGACCCGAAGGACCCGAACTACTACGGCGCCGAGGAGATCGAGTACTGCACCCGGATCACCTACTCCGGCGAGTTCCTGCACGCCGCCCCCTGGAACCAGGCGCTCGGCCGGGCCAACCTGTCGCACGGCTGCATCAACCTCAGCGTGGCCGACGCCCGGTGGGTGTACGAGAACTTCCTGGTCGGCGACATCGTGGACGTCCGCAACAGCCCCCGCAAGCTGCCGATCTGGAACGGGCTCGGCGACTGGACGGTCCCGTTCGACCGGTACGGCCGCTGA
- a CDS encoding cation:proton antiporter, giving the protein MHTSVALLVELGVVLAALSFLGAAARRFGFSPIPLYLLAGLALGPGGVAPVPAAGEFIRTGATIGVVLLLLTLGLEFSVEELSVSLRRHLPSAGVDMVLNAVPGALTGRLLGLDWTGSLALAGITWISSSGIIARLLTDLRRLGNRETPAVLSVLVLEDVATAGFLPLLAVLASGGAWWQAVLGMSLGVAVVVLAFIASRRLRGPLARLLDTADTEQMLLRVLSLTLIVAGVTELLEASAAVGAFLLGLALTGQVADRTRAVIGPLRDLFAAAFFLAVGLSVHPADLVPMLPAALALAAVTGCTKIATGWYAAGRDGAGPQGRLRAGTALITRGEFSLVIASLIGTAGHGSLGPLTAAYVIVLAVAGPVATRLIDRPAAGAATAARARPEQAGGGRG; this is encoded by the coding sequence GTGCACACCTCGGTAGCGCTGCTGGTGGAGCTGGGTGTCGTGCTGGCGGCGCTGAGCTTCCTCGGCGCGGCGGCCCGGCGCTTCGGCTTCTCGCCGATCCCGTTGTACCTGCTGGCCGGGTTGGCGCTCGGCCCGGGCGGCGTCGCCCCGGTGCCGGCGGCCGGCGAGTTCATCCGGACCGGCGCGACCATCGGCGTGGTCCTGCTGCTGCTCACCCTGGGGCTGGAGTTCTCGGTCGAGGAACTGTCCGTCAGCCTGCGCCGCCACCTGCCCTCGGCCGGTGTGGACATGGTGCTGAACGCGGTACCGGGGGCGCTGACCGGCCGGCTGCTGGGCCTGGACTGGACCGGGAGTCTCGCGCTGGCCGGCATCACCTGGATCTCCTCGTCCGGGATCATCGCGCGACTGCTCACCGACCTGCGCCGCCTGGGCAACCGGGAGACCCCGGCGGTGCTGTCCGTGCTGGTGCTGGAGGACGTCGCGACGGCGGGCTTCCTGCCGTTGCTCGCGGTGCTGGCGTCCGGCGGCGCCTGGTGGCAGGCCGTGCTCGGGATGTCCCTCGGCGTCGCGGTGGTGGTGCTCGCCTTCATCGCCTCGCGCCGGCTGCGCGGGCCGCTCGCCCGGCTGCTCGACACCGCCGACACCGAGCAGATGCTGTTGCGGGTGCTGAGCCTGACACTGATCGTGGCCGGAGTCACCGAACTGCTCGAAGCGTCCGCCGCGGTCGGCGCGTTCCTGCTGGGACTGGCGCTGACCGGGCAGGTCGCCGACCGTACGCGTGCGGTCATCGGTCCCCTGCGCGACCTGTTCGCGGCGGCGTTCTTCCTGGCCGTGGGCCTCTCGGTGCACCCGGCCGACCTGGTGCCGATGCTGCCGGCGGCGCTCGCCCTCGCCGCGGTGACCGGCTGCACGAAGATCGCCACCGGTTGGTACGCCGCGGGCCGGGACGGCGCGGGGCCCCAGGGCCGGCTGCGGGCCGGGACCGCGCTGATCACCCGCGGCGAGTTCTCGCTGGTGATCGCCAGCCTGATCGGGACGGCTGGCCACGGCTCGCTCGGTCCGCTGACCGCGGCCTACGTCATCGTGCTCGCGGTGGCCGGGCCGGTCGCCACCCGGCTGATCGACCGGCCGGCGGCGGGAGCGGCCACGGCCGCCCGGGCGCGCCCGGAGCAGGCCGGCGGCGGACGCGGCTGA
- a CDS encoding primary-amine oxidase — translation MTYRKTAGAVALLTSAVLSVTAPAAAQAAPAATPCGASAMVKETLPNGTTWQLCWRINDKAGLVLDHVFVASKRYPEPVQVLDSIRLAQLNVPYDTGDTEYDDLTAIGLGGYGLESLTGDDCKGGSVRRGSDGGSDPQQRDVLCVSAEPRGLAYRLHEQEWNDETEEPTDTVYSRQGHDLVLRAISKLGWYEYVTEYRLHDDGQISARLGATGDLAPSEYSTADNGWPVGKAAKDYATMHYHNAFWRVDFNIAGQGGEKVEQFDTATAGRGSVTAALKTTRRTIATEGTFAKANQRFWRLVSPTAKNADGHQRSYELVPGPSDRYEGHPETKPDVTFSQKNPCEKWASANAADPECPLDTVTVVDFVKNKEKLTDPVMWVRVGFHHVPRDEDQSPMPMHWQGFDLVPRDFTGMNPLTPDGRAAVNGNPGDDGSQG, via the coding sequence ATGACGTACCGAAAAACCGCCGGCGCCGTCGCGCTCCTGACGTCGGCCGTGCTGAGCGTGACCGCGCCCGCCGCCGCCCAGGCGGCCCCGGCGGCGACGCCCTGCGGCGCGTCGGCGATGGTCAAGGAGACCCTGCCCAACGGGACCACCTGGCAGCTCTGCTGGCGCATCAACGACAAGGCCGGGCTGGTGCTCGACCACGTCTTCGTCGCCTCCAAGCGCTATCCCGAGCCGGTGCAGGTGCTCGACTCGATCCGGCTGGCGCAGCTCAACGTGCCCTACGACACCGGTGACACCGAGTACGACGACCTCACCGCCATCGGCCTCGGCGGCTACGGCCTGGAGAGCCTGACCGGCGACGACTGCAAGGGCGGCTCGGTGCGCCGCGGCTCCGACGGCGGCAGCGACCCGCAGCAGCGCGACGTGCTCTGCGTCAGCGCGGAGCCGCGCGGCCTGGCCTACCGGCTGCACGAGCAGGAGTGGAACGACGAGACCGAGGAGCCCACGGACACAGTCTACTCCCGGCAGGGACACGACCTGGTCCTGCGCGCGATCAGCAAGCTCGGCTGGTACGAGTACGTGACCGAGTACCGGCTGCACGACGACGGGCAGATCTCGGCGCGGCTGGGGGCGACCGGCGACCTGGCGCCGAGCGAGTACTCGACCGCGGACAACGGATGGCCGGTCGGCAAGGCCGCCAAGGACTACGCGACCATGCACTACCACAACGCGTTCTGGCGGGTGGACTTCAACATCGCCGGCCAGGGCGGTGAGAAGGTCGAGCAGTTCGACACGGCGACGGCCGGGCGCGGCAGCGTGACCGCGGCGCTCAAGACCACGCGCCGGACGATCGCCACCGAGGGCACGTTCGCCAAGGCCAACCAGCGCTTCTGGCGGCTGGTCAGCCCGACCGCCAAGAACGCCGACGGGCACCAGCGCTCCTACGAGCTGGTGCCCGGGCCGAGCGACCGGTACGAGGGACACCCGGAGACCAAGCCGGACGTGACCTTCAGCCAGAAGAACCCGTGCGAGAAGTGGGCCAGCGCCAACGCCGCGGACCCGGAGTGCCCGCTGGACACCGTGACGGTCGTCGACTTCGTCAAGAACAAGGAGAAGCTGACCGACCCGGTGATGTGGGTCCGGGTGGGCTTCCACCACGTGCCGCGCGACGAGGACCAGAGCCCGATGCCGATGCACTGGCAGGGCTTCGACCTGGTGCCGCGGGACTTCACCGGGATGAACCCGCTGACCCCGGACGGCCGTGCGGCCGTGAACGGCAACCCCGGCGACGACGGCTCGCAGGGCTGA